In a single window of the bacterium genome:
- a CDS encoding radical SAM protein, producing MKKGLYDFILVGAAAAVSLALLLVGLLVTFGPGESRMVAESGPGGVVSWLFIVLGAVGIGVSIVLLPKKIALADYREILGIITGLARGGDVCPVTYLDLDRYEPFSVETFAPYRVDLVLTYACNADCGHCYVAPEHRDKPSLAKEDWRRVMEKLWEAGVPHVTFTGGEATLYPHLRELIEYAEDIGLVTGLLTNGRKLADRDFLAGLVEVGLDHVQITLESCDEAVHDAMVGAPGAWKETVQGIKNALAQPLYVLTNTTITRRNADHLRRTVEFLADLGLTQVAANGMIHSGKGKSNPDALTEAELVPYVEEFFNTAVSRGLNFLWYTPTRYEELNPLELGVGIKTCSAARYNLAVEPNGDVLPCQSYFEVLGNILTDDWGKIWNSPLAVSLRKREWVPDECRGCAEFPLCGGGCPLLLQEGGNVTCSAPA from the coding sequence ATGAAAAAAGGACTTTACGATTTCATCCTGGTGGGAGCGGCGGCGGCGGTCAGCCTCGCCCTGCTCCTCGTCGGCCTCCTCGTGACCTTCGGCCCCGGCGAGAGCCGGATGGTCGCCGAGAGCGGGCCGGGAGGCGTCGTTAGCTGGCTCTTCATCGTCCTCGGCGCCGTGGGTATCGGCGTTTCCATCGTCCTTCTTCCGAAGAAAATCGCCCTCGCCGATTACCGGGAAATTTTGGGAATAATCACCGGGCTGGCCCGCGGCGGCGACGTCTGCCCCGTGACCTACCTCGACCTCGACCGCTACGAGCCGTTCAGCGTGGAGACCTTCGCCCCCTACCGGGTGGACCTCGTCCTCACCTACGCCTGCAACGCAGACTGCGGCCACTGCTACGTGGCCCCCGAGCACCGGGATAAACCGTCTCTGGCCAAGGAGGACTGGCGCCGGGTCATGGAAAAGCTGTGGGAGGCCGGTGTGCCCCACGTGACCTTCACCGGCGGCGAGGCCACCCTCTACCCCCACCTGCGCGAGCTCATCGAATACGCCGAGGACATCGGCCTGGTGACCGGTCTTTTGACCAACGGGCGGAAACTGGCCGACCGGGACTTCCTGGCCGGGCTGGTGGAGGTGGGGCTGGACCACGTGCAGATTACGCTGGAGAGCTGCGACGAGGCGGTGCACGACGCCATGGTGGGAGCCCCCGGAGCCTGGAAGGAGACGGTGCAGGGGATAAAAAACGCCCTGGCGCAGCCGCTCTACGTCCTGACCAACACGACGATAACCCGGCGCAACGCCGACCATCTCCGGCGGACGGTGGAATTCCTGGCCGACCTGGGGCTCACCCAGGTGGCGGCCAACGGCATGATCCACTCCGGCAAGGGGAAATCAAATCCCGACGCCTTGACCGAGGCCGAGCTGGTGCCTTACGTGGAAGAATTTTTCAACACCGCCGTCTCGCGCGGCTTGAACTTCCTCTGGTACACCCCGACGCGCTACGAGGAACTCAATCCGCTCGAACTGGGCGTGGGGATAAAAACCTGCTCCGCCGCGCGGTACAACCTGGCCGTGGAGCCCAACGGCGACGTGCTGCCCTGCCAGAGCTACTTCGAGGTGTTGGGCAACATCCTCACCGACGACTGGGGGAAAATCTGGAACAGTCCCCTGGCGGTCAGCCTGCGCAAACGGGAGTGGGTTCCCGACGAGTGCCGCGGGTGCGCCGAGTTCCCCCTGTGCGGCGGCGGCTGTCCACTGCTCCTGCAGGAGGGCGGAAACGTCACCTGCAGCGCTCCGGCATAG
- a CDS encoding CoA-binding protein, translated as MREAIAAFFRSKAIAVAGASRDEGKFGFKVYRRLKSLGRYTVYPVNPLADAIDGDRCFKNLAALPERPDAVIFITPPPRTAAVMREALELGVKTFWMQPGADGPEAVRLAEEAGASLVYGRCVLITDPGDYVSL; from the coding sequence ATGAGGGAAGCCATCGCCGCTTTCTTCCGTTCGAAGGCCATCGCCGTGGCCGGGGCCAGCCGCGACGAGGGGAAATTCGGCTTCAAGGTCTACCGCCGGTTGAAATCGTTGGGACGCTACACGGTCTACCCGGTGAACCCGCTGGCCGACGCGATTGACGGCGACCGCTGCTTTAAAAACCTCGCCGCGCTGCCGGAGCGGCCCGACGCGGTGATCTTCATTACCCCGCCCCCGCGGACCGCCGCGGTGATGCGGGAGGCGCTGGAGCTGGGCGTCAAGACTTTCTGGATGCAGCCCGGTGCCGACGGCCCCGAAGCGGTCCGGCTGGCCGAGGAGGCCGGGGCAAGCCTGGTTTACGGACGGTGCGTGCTAATCACCGATCCCGGGGATTACGTGAGCTTATGA